The Ipomoea triloba cultivar NCNSP0323 chromosome 14, ASM357664v1 region AAATAGAACACTTGAACTAATTTACtgcaatttctttttccttatcAGCTCCCGTAGGCTTGAGGTAAGCAGAGTGGAATTACTCCTGCAGGTTGGGACATTTTGTGTTGCTGTTGGTGCTCTGGTAGCAGGTAGATAAGTGCTTTTGTATCTTTTTATGATGAAAATTTGTATATGTGGTGGATGGAGACAGTCTCTTACTAATATTTGTTCACAAAACTAAACAACTAAAGTCTAAAATGGCTTCACTTAAATAGATAAATGGACACACATTCTTAACTTCTACTTTCAATCATAAAAGAGATGAATTGTTAAATTAAAgtgaaaagggtcaaataggacCTCCAACTATACACCAAAATACAATTAAACCCTGAACAAAAAAAGAAGTTCCAATTGAACCCATAAACTTGTTAAAGCAATGCAATTGACCCAttttgacctataatagcatgTTAACACGAAGTCACCCGCCACGTAGGATCCCACATAGGTTTTGTCCTCTAGCTAATGCCCAAATACCTTGGGTGCAGGTATATTTGGAATGAATTTGAAGTCTTACCTTGAAGAACAAATGGTATGTAACCCCAACTTCCAATCTCAAGGGAAATTGGTATATTTCAAATGTGAATGTTTTTCATCTCTCTAAATCTGTATTTAACTTTATGCAGTATGCATTTTGGCTAACAACGGGAGGAATAATCATTGGCGCTTTTGTGGCATTTTTTGTAATGTACTTGTATCTCAGAACAAGGAAAATACTGTAAGTTGTTATGTTAGTCACTTATATTTCTCCTGGATGTTAAATCATTTGAACCATTATCTGTACGTAGTTACATTACCTCAGCAATTATGATAACTGTTCCATCTTTCACAGATGAAGTGAAACCTAAGAAGCCTCCGCTCTTGACTGCATATAGGGAGAGCTCGAGTGTAGGGCATCAATTCTACTATTCCCCCGCGATTTCTGGTCGAGTCCTTATTCCTCTAGGAATTagctttcaagtttcaatcACCAGTGACCAGAACAATAGACTATACTAAAACAATGAAGGAATTCCTTGTTTGGTCCAAAGGAAGCTACATTGTTTGGAGAAGGTTGATGATCACCCTAAACTAGGTTGTTTGTGAAATTGCCCCTTTTGGATCTGCTATACTAGAGGGGCAGGATAATTGGACCAGTATAGTTACACTAAATGGGAAGATTGAGGCTTGGATTGGAGGTAGTTGGTTCGATTCTGTACAGGGTTAAATAAATCTTTAGAGCATCttgatatcaaatatttttctgCTGCCTGAGATTTTGGCAgatgattttatttaataaacagtttattttgttttggtggCTAACCTCAAATGGCCCTTTTCAGTGTGTTGGCAGTCCAActgtgtattattatttgtagatATTGTGTCATTGTGGGAACCTTAAGATTTAGTTGAGTTGATAAAAGTTGAGATTTGATATTTAGACACCTCATCAAGGATTTGCTTACATTTCCCAGAAGGTATTTGCATTTGATTCTTGTTAATTGTGAATTCTGTGATAGATAGTTTTGACAAAACCAAATTCAGTTTGAGTTGCAAATACAAAGTTTAACAGTTTGGTTCACATAATCTTATATTACTTTGGTATAGTAAtgttataatgttatatattatattgtttggttcaagttataagATTATcttataatgttatattactCCAAAGTTTATGCGATGGTAATTTTCAAGATAATTTAATTACCTCTATTTTCTTTGATAATCTTATATTATCTTGAAAGAATTAATTTCAAGAATGGTtacttgactattaacatttactaatttttattctGGACTTTTAGTTATACCATAAATGAtcctttgattattatttactaaATTTCATCGACTtatgatttaattataaatggtacgttgattattgattttgtttcaaatttagtcatctagttaaatatcaatttaataaaCACTAAGTAATCTTACAATTCTAAAATGAAGAAAGAttggaggaaaaaataaaaaagaagattatATGGTGATGTCTAAGAGTTAAACCCACGCAGTGAAATGATgaatatataaggaaataagaGTTGTGGATGCCCTTAGAAAACTATTATGGGCACAAAAATTTCTTTAGCATAGCTAGtacggcaatttatatcatggatcaggatgcacaatgcattgtgtaccTCATACCAAAATGATCATATTAActgtttctattttttaaaatcacgtTTCCTGTTTCGGCCGtcaattttcaaatataaaaaaaaaatgcgttGTTCAGATTGGGGGTTTTGATTTGCTTGTTGTTGATGCAAATAAATGAATTCGTATGTGATATTCGTTGATTAAACTATATGGGAATAGTTATAGGATTGTTTTTGAAACAACTAGATGATCCGAAGGTTAGGAGGATGAAGTCTATGTATTTgcgttaatattctgtgtattctttgaaggcattctgtgtattgtacactacgattctgtgtattcatgttagggtaCTTAGTGTATTCAAATGTTAGGAGAACGATTTATGTATAGTAGTGTCAATATTTGCgtattccctgaagtcattctatgtattctagacaaggattctgtatattcatgttagtagTACTTAATCACAGgagtgatgtgtttgtgtatttggtgttttcattttctgtgtattgtttgaagacattctgtgtattgtaaaTTACGATTCTGTGTACTTATGTTATGGGTACTCAAACATATGTtagacgtgttttgtgtattcaaatGTTAGTTTTGTGTATTCCCTAAAGTCATTCCGTATAAAGTTATTCTGTATATTATAGACAAGGATTTTGTgtattccctgaagtcattcgaAAACGGCGTCTGTACAGTCACCCCGTCCACTAACattcaaaacaacgtcgttttataccagggtccacagtgacgctggtccacaatataacaattgagCCAGTACATACAAGAGTTCATCTAAACATCGCCTAGCCTATATACTTTTACATCTAAACATGAACCCTATGCGGGGGAAAACTAGCCGTCATTACTTGTGACCTAACGGGCAAAGAACCACAAGAAAGACTCAAACTAAGAATGCCAATAAATAGCTCCCGTAGAAAGccaaacttgaaaccttgtgaTTACCCAGCCAGTTATCTAACCAACTTGAGTGGGTAGCCTCGTAAACCCCACTACTTTTTGTAAGGGGCAAAATGGGATAATGATGATACAGGGGAAAAAGCAAAACCTTGAATTGTTATGGACTATGGAGTTACATCAATGGCTGGCTATATTAATATTCCTCATTCTCACCTCCATTGCCTCTCTCTCATTCTTCTCCTCTTTCTCTGAACTTCCATCTTCTGTTGGTGTTAGCAAAGAACTGGATGCAGAAGGCACAGGATGATGTTGGGGTCCTCCAGTTATCCACGGATGGTTGAGGCACTGTGCCGCTGTGGGTCTTTTCTCAGGCACAAAATCAAGCAAGGGAACGAGGAAATCCGCCATGTCTCTTGCATCTTGCTCGCTGAAATCATATTTTTCCTTGAGCACCTTACTAAGAGGCCAGAACCGCAAGCGTTTTATGTGCCTCAAATCTCCGTATCTGTTGAAGAACTCCCGTGAATAGCGCCCACCTAAGGCAATCTGCATAAATACAGAAATTAGTATACAGGAACACATCAATAAAATGCATAGTGGATTTGGTTTTTCAGTTTTGTTCGGGTAGAAAGTAAAAGGAGTAGCTAGTTCAATGTTAGCCAGCAATACTTTAAACGAAGCTAACCTTGCGTGGCATCATTCCCAGAAGCTCCATCATTAACGCCAAGTGGTCCTGTAACACAGGGACAGGGAATCAGTAAGCATTGAAGCAGAACAGAAATCCCAAGTACAATAACTAATACGATTGGCGATTTGTAATcgaattcatatatatgaaaagCTCAACcagaaaagtaaaaaatgaaactttGATGCCAGTTTTAGGAAATGCATTTCTTTGTTAGCCCAGGCTGCTGCCAGGAAACTTCATATTTGAAAGTACTCTAagaattgttaggaacatatattaaaattgttgtcCCCAAACAATTTGCTGCAGAAGATTATAGGCAGCTAAgaaagttttcaaaatggaactAAGAATTTTCTAAAGGCATTGTGTAAATTTTGTGGATACCAAATATGATAAGGGAGGAATGCAGGGTAGAAAATCAAATCGCGGAATGGATATGCAGATGTTCAGTCTTGTAAAAGCAAAATTGAATAGAAAGTGAAACTATTGTACCTCGTCCCTGTCATAATTGTCACCACTATGAGGATCAAACAGAACATCTCCCGTAGCCAGCTCAAAGCAAATGCAAGCGAAGGACCAGAGGTCTACCGGAGTTGAGTACTTGATGCCCAAGATAACCTCGGGGCATCTATATTGTCTAGTTTGAATATCACTTGTAAACTGTTTGTAAGTCCAACAAGCATTTCCAAAATCAACCAATTTGCATTTAAGGTCAACCTCAACCGATAGCTTTTGCCTTACTGAGCGGCTGACTCTCTTATGTTTTTCAGTCTCTACGAGCCTATCTGAGGCACCCTCTAGGTTACATGACTCATTTTTGTAGGATATGTTATCAGTTTGGCATTCAGCCGAGTCTCTATCTGCTTTTGCATCATGAAAAGAATCTTTGGGACTATTTGCTTCATTATCTTGCTCAACTTCCCCCGGTGCGTCTTTGCCAGCGCATCTTTGAGCTGCCTGCTTAGCCTTTTTCCGTATTTTCTTCTTCTGGTTCCTGGTCAGATCACTATTCGAAGTCTTGGCACCACTTGAAGTCCCTGCATCCGGGACAATCTTACTTCTACTGGATGAAAGAACGAGAGGAGCACCAGACTTTCTTGGATCTTTGTTCGGATCAATCGACGATAAAAGCAATATATTTTCAGGCTTCAAGTCCGTGTGTATGATCGAGAGTTGGCGATGAAGATAATCCAGACCCACTAAAACATGGAAGCAAATTTTTTTAACCATGTGAAGAGGAACCCCTCGATAATCCGAATACTTAATAAGGGTCAAAAGATTATCACCCAAGTACTCGAAAACCATACAAACATGCTGTCCATTGGGGCCTGAATGCTTAAAGTGATCCAATAACTTAACCACACACTTTTCGTCTTCTGGATCTCCTTCCGCAATTTGCTTTAGTATTGCAATCTCATCCATTGCTGCTTCAGTATAGTGGTGAGCActcttttgaatttttagagccACAAATTTCTGCTCCCCACAAACCAGAGGAAGGAAGAATTAGCCCAATGCCCATGAATCTCAATAAGACAAACTCAAAACAAAAGTGCACACCCTCCCCCTCCCCCACACCCAAAACCACCAACAATTAAAATAACCCTCCACAAATAACTGGCTGTTTGGTTTGAATTATGAATAGAAAATCaataaggccctgtttggtaaatggctgttagcttattaggttggctgtttgggttagaaggtatgattttttgataacattagctgattgtagaaagttatttgatagattagctgttagctaatagctgttggtataatttcttttatcaaaaagctaattgaaaaggctgctttgagtacccttttgaattttagcattttggaattacaaaaagcttattaaccaatcaactaatagtggtcaaataagccaaaattggctgataggctaattatttaccaacaGGCCTAAATCTTCCACTTCTTGACCCAAAGGTACCACCTTTAAAGTATGACACAACATACAATTGAATTATAACAAGAAAAAAAGTAAGGATTTTTTAAACACAGAATTTACTCACCAAGCAAACATCCTAGGACCTTTGATTAGTTACGGAAAAAAATCACCAATAGT contains the following coding sequences:
- the LOC116005350 gene encoding serine/threonine-protein kinase SRPK-like, with translation MAAVDDRNGGDESETSDYTSEDEGTEYYRSGGYHAVRIGDAFKQGRYVVQSKLGWGHFSTVWLAWDIQTSKFVALKIQKSAHHYTEAAMDEIAILKQIAEGDPEDEKCVVKLLDHFKHSGPNGQHVCMVFEYLGDNLLTLIKYSDYRGVPLHMVKKICFHVLVGLDYLHRQLSIIHTDLKPENILLLSSIDPNKDPRKSGAPLVLSSSRSKIVPDAGTSSGAKTSNSDLTRNQKKKIRKKAKQAAQRCAGKDAPGEVEQDNEANSPKDSFHDAKADRDSAECQTDNISYKNESCNLEGASDRLVETEKHKRVSRSVRQKLSVEVDLKCKLVDFGNACWTYKQFTSDIQTRQYRCPEVILGIKYSTPVDLWSFACICFELATGDVLFDPHSGDNYDRDEDHLALMMELLGMMPRKIALGGRYSREFFNRYGDLRHIKRLRFWPLSKVLKEKYDFSEQDARDMADFLVPLLDFVPEKRPTAAQCLNHPWITGGPQHHPVPSASSSLLTPTEDGSSEKEEKNEREAMEVRMRNINIASH